The Mycolicibacterium neworleansense sequence CCGTATCGATCAGAACCGTGGTGTCGCGTGCAGTGACCGGGGATTCGTCGGTGCCGGCGGACAGGGCGTACAGCCGATCCACCCCGATCAGCCTGGCCTGCAACGACAACGAGTCCAGGTCGGCACCCTGAACCCAGCAGATCGCCAAGTCCAGGCTGCCCTCGGAGACCCGGGCCGCCTGGGTGTGTGACGGCATGACCCAGGTGTCCACCCGTACCTGGGCCACCCCGGCGGCCCGCTCGGCCCAATCGGTCGGACACCAGTTCACATACCCGATCCGGACCGGCTCCGACATCGCCAGACCTTGTGCGCGCCTGCGCAATTCATCCGCCTGCGCCACGAGTGCCCGCGCCTCTGGCAGCAATGAACTGCCCGCCTGAGTCAGCGCCACCGACCGGCGGTCACGGTCGAACAGGGTGACCTTGAGATCGCGCTCCAACGCCTTGATCTGCTGGGACAGCGACGGCCCGGCGATCCGCAGGCGCTCGGCCGCCCGGCCGAAGTTCAGTTCCTCGGCGACGGTGACGAAATAGCGCAGCTGCCGTAGCTCCACCGTTGCAGCGTAGTAGGCGCAGCCTCCCAGCAGAGAGCCAACAGGTCCCGTCGCGCGGACATCACCGGCACCCGCGATCACGTTGAGCCAGGCATCCGACCAACCGAAGGAGACCATCCCATGAGCACCACACCACACGTCGCAGTCATCACCGGCGCCTCCCAGGGCATCGGCGAGGCCCTGGTCGCGGGCTACCGCAAGCTGGGTTACGCCGTCGTCGCCAACTCCCGCAACATCGGCGAGAGCGACGACCCGATGGTGCTGGCGGTGCCGGGCGACATCGGGCAGCCCGGCGTCGGCAGGCAGCTGATCGACGCCGCCGTCGAGCGCTTCGGCCGCGTCGACACCCTCGTCAACAACGCCGGCATCTTCATCGCCAAACCGTTCACCGAATACACCGACGCCGACTACGACGCCATCACCGGCGTGAACCAGCGCGGCTTCTTCGAACTCACCCGGGCCGGCATC is a genomic window containing:
- a CDS encoding LysR family transcriptional regulator; this translates as MELRQLRYFVTVAEELNFGRAAERLRIAGPSLSQQIKALERDLKVTLFDRDRRSVALTQAGSSLLPEARALVAQADELRRRAQGLAMSEPVRIGYVNWCPTDWAERAAGVAQVRVDTWVMPSHTQAARVSEGSLDLAICWVQGADLDSLSLQARLIGVDRLYALSAGTDESPVTARDTTVLIDTDAASWSSWNRYGEQFAAAFGAPVMRTDDGGVTGPTFFEHVRRLGRPVLNNPKGQDAPLPAGLVRRPVVAPTPLWTWSLVWRRGESSPAVLAVVDEFTRGTGDLVLGAPDTWVPDDDPHHPGHCRGG